The following coding sequences lie in one Miscanthus floridulus cultivar M001 chromosome 9, ASM1932011v1, whole genome shotgun sequence genomic window:
- the LOC136483690 gene encoding cysteine-rich receptor-like protein kinase 43, producing MASQQSLASTLPTNLPATFMKEITNDFSAKRVIGHSVFGTVYEGALADGRMIAVKKLVENTLAAPGKAFDTEVTNLMAIKHENIVQLVGYCHEAQKKVIQHNGRYVIVEITESCLCYEYLPNRSLDGHIYGENSSINWDTRFEIIKGICQGLDFLHSHKELDGSLVHMNLVPNSIWLDDNWVPKLADFGLSRLFGQEQTRMYTVNVKGQNGYMAPEYLYRGEISTMSDIYSLGMIIIEITIREKNCAVSDPQDKAARKFVDIVHQNWRTDEQIIYKYPSLDSNGLQQVKACIEIGLKCVEADRRKRPSIVDIVDRLNGKRVPIFDQDSPFQHA from the exons ATGGCGAGCCAGCagagtcttgcgagtacattaccAACAAACCTACCGGCGACCTTTATGAAGGAAATTACCAATGATTTCTCTGCTAAGCGAGTAATTGGTCATTCTGTTTTTGGAACAGTTTATGAG GGAGCTCTGGCGGATGGGCGCATGATTGCTGTGAAAAAGCTCGTTGAAAACACGCTAGCGGCACCTGGCAAAGCATTTGATACTGAGGTTACAAATCTTATGGCGATTAAGCACGAAAACATAGTACAGCTGGTTGGATACTGCCATGAAGCGCAGAAGAAAGTGATTCAGCATAATGGAAGATATGTAATTGTAGAAATAACCGAAAGCTGTCTATGCTACGAATATCTACCCAACAGAAGTCTCGACGGTCACATTTATG GTGAGAATAGTTCAATTAACTGGGACACACGGTTCGAAATAATTAAGGGGATCTGCCAGGGTCTAGATTTCCTTCATAGTCATAAAGAATTGGATGGCTCCCTAGTTCACATGAATCTTGTGCCTAACTCTATATGGTTGGATGATAACTGGGTGCCAAAGCTTGCCGATTTTGGTCTCTCGAGACTCTTTGGACAAGAGCAGACCCGGATGTATACAGTCAATGTTAAGGGACAAAA TGGGTACATGGCTCCGGAATATCTATATAGAGGCGAAATCTCCACCATGTCAGACATATATAGTTTGGGCATGATTATTATCGAGATCACGATTCGAGAGAAGAACTGTGCAGTCTCTGACCCTCAAGACAAAGCTGCAAGGAAATTTGTGGACATT GTACATCAAAACTGGAGGACAGATGAGCAAATAATATACAAGTACCCATCACTAGATTCAAATGGCCTCCAGCAAGTAAAAGCTTGCATTGAAATTGGGCTAAAGTGTGTGGAGGCTGATCGGAGAAAGAGGCCTTCCATAGTGGATATTGTTGATAGGCTCAATGGGAAACGTGTACCAATTTTTGACCAG GACTCCCCTTTCCAGCATGCGTGA